The genomic stretch atagttcaacattttggaaaatctCTCGCTGAGATTTAGAGTTCAGGATTAATCTCTCAAGTCtgaatattaaatataacactacggttagcttagcttagcttagcttagcttagcataaagacataAAGGAAACAGCTGGTCCGGCTCGTTGGTGTCATTAAAATCTCAGCAAGGAAGTAAATAAACGTGTTTGTCAgaatgttgaactgttcctttaaatatgaaaacaggTGAAGCAAATAATATCAGTCAGGAGCACAAACagttagagctgaaacgattagtcaatcaTCAGAAAATAACTTCTGATAATCGATTTATCATTTTAGTGATTTTTCTGGCAAAAATATCAGctggttctcaaatgtgataatttgctgcttttctttgttacagatgatattaaactgaatatcttttggtttttgactgttggtcaattaaaacaagacaattaatgactctgagaaattgtaaatagtgtttttttgttatattataGATAAACAACTAAGTTTATTAATCAAAAAactaatcagcagattgatcgatcaataatgaaaataactgttagttatAAACTCAGAGAATCAATAGTTTGTGTTGTCAGAAGAGCAGCTGCTCCAGATGTTTCCTTCTCTCACAGCTGAGAGTTTTGCTTTGGTGTTGCTGTGCGTGTCGGCGATGATGCGTCTGTCACCACTTGATGAAGACGAGCGCAGCGAGCGCTCCGTAGCCGAGGATGAGGAAGAGCACCTTCAGCAGTCGGTCCTGTTTGTCGTCCAGCTCTCGGGACAGAATCTCGAAGAAGGTGACGAACAGGAAGGTGCCAGCGGCGAATCCCTGCAGCACCACCGACACGATGGCGCCCGCCAGCGTCTGAGCCGACTCGATGCCCATGCCCACCACCATGCCCAGCGGGATCATCAGGCTGACGGTGACGCCCAGCTTAGCGGCGTCCTTCATGCCGAGCGCCGCCTTGGCAACGCTCACCCCGAGAGCCACGGCGGCCAGCGTCTCGTGCACGGCCACGCCCAGGAAGAGGCCGCCCAGCTTGGCTCCGTCCTCCTGCAGGCCCAGCGCCAGCCCCTCGAACACCGAGTGCGCCGACAGAGCCAGGACCAGGCTGGCGAGGCGTAGAGGCCCCGCCCCCGCCAGCTCGGCCGGGCTGAAGTGTCCGTGCTGGTGTCCGTGTGAGCGGTgaccaccgccgccgccgccgcccgGCGAGCCCCGCGCCGGAGAGATGAAAGGCGTGTCGTACTCGGAGTCGCTGCCGGCCTCGGAGCCGCCGGCGTTGAAGGTCTCCAGGTCGATGAAGGACGGCTTCTCCTTCCTGAAGGTGAGGACGGCCTGCTCCACGAACACGGTGAGGAAGAAGCCGAGCATCATCATCGTCTCAGCCAGCGGATAATCGCTGCTGATCTTCAGCTGCCGGAACACGTCGTCCACCTGACAGTCAAACACAGCGGCGGTTAGATCCGGATCAATATTTTCAACTCGCTCGTTTACACCAAATATCAACAAAAATCAAGAAAAGAAgctttttgtctgtattttttattgatcaTGTGTTTGTAGTTCCTGCTTTTTCTtatcaaaataatcaattttataaatatttaatattattacagtCTGACTGATACAGGATTGATGAGGCcgatactgatattgatattggaGAGTTAAAAGAATCCAATAATGATCTATCAGCCGCTAATCATTTTCTTTACACATCTCAGaacataaattaacatttttgatgattttcccttaaatacgtttttttttttttaacagttgcGACGTGTAAACGTGTCAACAGGACGTTTTAACTCTCTAGTGAGACGGTTTCATCATATGTCgatacaacatacagtacatgactgcctgttaatgcagttaactgtaaaatgataatatgtttctgtaatgttgaatgtttttatgtgatgaGGTGACAGGTaggtgtaggtgtgtgtgtgtgtgtgtgtgtgtgtgtgtgtgtgtgtgtgtgtgtgtgtgtgtgtgtgtgtaaggtgtACCTTGTCTCTGACGGCTGGCAGCAGCGTGTTGAAGCACGTCGCCAGGAACACGCCTCCTCCGAATGagttgcagagagacagagcctTCCTGTATCTGTGTGCCTTGTCGTAGTCGACCAGCAGGAGGCGCACCGGCACCAGGATGCCGGCCAGCATGAGGCCGAACAATCCCAGCAGGCCGAGCAGCTTCGCCACCAGGATCTGCATCCTGAAGCTCCGCAGACGCTAAAGCCAACAAAGCAGCATCGAACGCAgcgacatcacacacacacacacacacacacacacacacacacctccgctcTGCTTCTACTGGACTCTACTGCTGCCGGGACATCTCAGCTGCTTCtactgagacacacacagacgctgAGGGAACAGGAAGTGCAGAATAAACCACCATGAaccacaataaaacacaataaaacacaataaactacaataaaacacaataaaccaCAATAAACCAGTCTACCAGATTCATGTGAGTCACAGTGTgtcaataaaatgaaatcagGGTTTAATACAAACGTTCAACAACACTTTCACAGAATCAGTGAcgtcttttaaatcacattttcatgaaGGTCTTTATTAAACTGATACCACTCTGCTTTATTTACaacatgtctgttttattattattatttatcttatattagGGGCATTTTATTCAGATTTATTCCATTTTTTAATTGTagtacttaaatgttttaaccatgtgaagcactttgtaaatttgttttgaaatgtgctgtttattaagtttattattattgttgttgttattattattattattattattattattattattattactactacttcTGGCAGTTCACTGAGAGGAAATGAGTTTTATTTAATCTGACAACCTTTTATCGATGTTTTTAGAGCTGCATTGATGCACAACACTGAAAgacatcatgacatcatttttgttgtgtttccatcTCCATAAAGAAAAAGTTCTGCTGCACTTCCTCATGAAAACTAACGCCagctttgtatttatttattgatttatttgttattatctCTGCTGAACAACACTGTGATGTtcactttgttttgtgttgtgattTGATATTAATGTGGAACAAAAAAATTCACGTCAGAATGAAAAATCATCAGTTTAGTTGTTGAGGACAGAaggtaaaataattaataattcattaattgaaaaaaagatgaattgataatgaaaagaatcattagttgcagccctaaataaACCTGTCACATGAACAGGTGCCTAAAGGAGgttcagaggaggagaggaggagatgaggaggggACGGAGGCAGGAATGAAAAGCAGAAGttaagaaaaggaggaaaatatGACGAGTGGAGAGTTGATGAGAGACGACAGAGGAGTAGTTGAGGACTGAGGAAGAGGGAAGAAAGGgaggagtgaaagagaaaatgaggaaaagatgaaggagagaaaaggaaagaagaagagaaacgaGATCTGATCAGAAATCTTAATACTTGTTTTGttctttatattttcttctttcagtgGAGGATGAATGAGTGCAGTTGAGACGGTGAGAGAAGttaaaagaagaggagagcagagtgACCAGGAGCAGATCAATAAACAACCATAAGATAATAATATATGTCCATGTTGTTTATGCTGCTATACTGTTCCCtaaagaaatataatataatcagaGTATTGAAGACCACATTTCATTGTTGGGGATCAGTTGCATATTTTGAATTGCCTTGGGGGCCTTTTGTAAGATATTTAGAGATATAAAGAATCAGAATAGTgacataattcaatatttttcatatctaaacataaTAAATGTATAGCTGTCTTTTAGTTGGGGGCCCAGGCAGCTGCCTGATTCGCTGTTATGTTACCGGACAACGAGTCAAAGGGTGAAATGTCTGTTGCTGTTAAAGGGTTGTAAAGTCCTGCAGTTGGGTTTTAAGTGTCCGACAAACTTCAAACTGGACTTTCCGGTTTTTATTTGATCCTCACCAGTAACGTTACCCTGCAGATACACGCCCACAAAACGCAAAGTCTTCCATTATTTATGGTTAATATAAACtaatttcagtctgaacacaaaATACCGTAAATCTACATCCCTGCAggctttttgtttctctttataaCGGTTACAGCGACCGTTTATAACCGTTTATAACCGTTATGTTGTCGTTACTGCTGCAGGAGACCAACGTCAAGCTGCCGAACTTCCTGTCAGGAGCTTCAAAATAAACTTCTATAATCAACTACGAGAGAATTATCTTTTAGCATCTCTTATTGCGACATCGCTTCACGTTGCGATTCAGTATCAGATCGAATATTTAAGATGTATGATTTCACTTCTACCGTTCCTCTGACAGATTTTTGATGTTTATATTAAAGATAAAATCGCTTCACTTCCGCCCGCGCTTCCGTCTAACAGCGGCTAACTTTAAGGAGTTGCTAGCTTTAGTTGCCGTTAGCTCCCAACAGCTAACACCCGGTCAAACAGGTAAACAGCTGCTCCAAGGTGTGTCAGTCAGTAACAGCAACGAGCTCAGctcaagaaaaacatatttaaccCCCTAAAATGAGTCAGAGTTGCCGTGTTTACCTGTCCGGCCCTCCGTCTCTTTCCAGCAGGTGTATGAAGCGACATCCGCGTTTACGTCATACAATCCCTGAGCGCTGATTGGCCGGtctccctctccttttttttcacaactttatttgatctttacaaataaaacagcagCAAGACGACAACAACCATGAACAACAATAAATTAGTAGTGAaaagcagtgatggaaagtaactaagtacatttactcaaatattgtacttaagtataagtttgaggtacttgtactttacttgagtatttccatgtgacaCAACAAACTGAGACATACTGTAACTTgacattgtttttgtgttgtcgGGTGTGTATCAGCTGGTATCCATAAGGaaggaaaataattattaaactcattaattaatcaagtaaaggaggatttctgttttttacatGAATGAATGTGATATTTACCCCTAATGATGAGATTAACAATATCAGATATTTGTTTATAGAGACTGTTTTGGGTGAATCAGAGTAATGTGGGACAATTTTTGCAGTTTGCACTTCAGCAATATATTTCAATATGAAGCCAACACAGAACCATTCTGAAATCCCCA from Thunnus albacares chromosome 9, fThuAlb1.1, whole genome shotgun sequence encodes the following:
- the LOC122989387 gene encoding zinc transporter ZIP3-like; the protein is MQILVAKLLGLLGLFGLMLAGILVPVRLLLVDYDKAHRYRKALSLCNSFGGGVFLATCFNTLLPAVRDKVDDVFRQLKISSDYPLAETMMMLGFFLTVFVEQAVLTFRKEKPSFIDLETFNAGGSEAGSDSEYDTPFISPARGSPGGGGGGGHRSHGHQHGHFSPAELAGAGPLRLASLVLALSAHSVFEGLALGLQEDGAKLGGLFLGVAVHETLAAVALGVSVAKAALGMKDAAKLGVTVSLMIPLGMVVGMGIESAQTLAGAIVSVVLQGFAAGTFLFVTFFEILSRELDDKQDRLLKVLFLILGYGALAALVFIKW